CGTGCAGGACTGGGCCACCGGCGAGGAACCCGCGACCGGCCCGCAGCTGAGCTATCTCCGGACGCTGGCACGCGAGGCGGGTGAGGAGGTCCCCGAGAACCTGACGAAGGCGGACGCGTCGCGGATGATCGACCGCCTGCAGCAGGCCTCACCCCGGACGAAGGAGGCGG
The Streptomyces sp. NBC_01723 genome window above contains:
- a CDS encoding DUF3072 domain-containing protein; this translates as MSETDPTKNVQDWATGEEPATGPQLSYLRTLAREAGEEVPENLTKADASRMIDRLQQASPRTKEAGPGGGEAI